A genomic region of Methanosarcina thermophila TM-1 contains the following coding sequences:
- a CDS encoding NAD-dependent epimerase/dehydratase family protein translates to MLTKNKILVTGGAGFIGSHLVDRLIEKGNKVTVFDNISSGKLQFIEHHLENPDFTLIKGDLLDQEAIEAACRDIDIVCHVAANPDVRLGATDTRAHLEQNILATYNLLEAMRKNSVKEIAFTSTSTVYGEASIMPTPEDYGPLIPISLYGASKLACEALITSYSHTFDMRAWIFRFANIVGPRSTHGITIDFIKKLEKNPNVLEVLGDGKQEKSYLHVSECVDAIIFLIEKSREKVNIFNIGSEDTISATEIGKIVIEEMGLSDVKFVYTGGSRGWKGDVPKMRLGIEKMKALGWKPVYSSERSVRETARALLGERLMQYP, encoded by the coding sequence ATGCTTACAAAGAATAAAATACTTGTGACAGGAGGAGCCGGTTTTATAGGAAGTCACCTTGTAGACCGTTTAATTGAAAAAGGAAATAAGGTTACTGTTTTTGATAACATCAGTTCAGGGAAATTACAGTTTATAGAACACCATCTTGAAAATCCAGATTTTACTCTGATAAAAGGAGATCTTCTTGACCAGGAAGCTATAGAGGCCGCCTGTAGAGATATTGACATTGTTTGCCACGTGGCTGCAAATCCTGATGTCAGGCTAGGAGCCACGGATACTAGAGCTCACCTGGAACAGAATATTCTGGCAACCTACAATCTTCTGGAAGCTATGAGGAAAAACAGCGTTAAAGAAATTGCATTTACTTCTACCTCTACTGTGTATGGTGAAGCTAGTATTATGCCAACTCCGGAAGATTACGGTCCTCTTATTCCTATATCCCTTTATGGCGCCTCCAAATTAGCCTGTGAAGCCCTTATTACTTCATATTCTCACACCTTCGATATGCGGGCATGGATATTTCGTTTTGCAAATATTGTTGGTCCGCGCAGCACACATGGGATCACGATAGATTTCATAAAGAAGCTGGAGAAAAACCCCAATGTACTTGAAGTTCTGGGCGATGGCAAGCAGGAAAAATCCTACCTTCACGTATCGGAATGTGTCGATGCAATAATATTTTTAATAGAGAAAAGCAGAGAGAAGGTAAATATTTTCAATATCGGTTCCGAGGATACTATCAGTGCAACAGAGATAGGAAAAATTGTCATAGAAGAGATGGGGCTTTCTGATGTTAAATTTGTTTATACTGGAGGAAGCAGGGGCTGGAAAGGTGATGTGCCAAAGATGAGGCTAGGGATTGAAAAAATGAAGGCTTTGGGATGGAAGCCAGTCTATTCATCAGAGAGAAGTGTGAGGGAGACGGCAAGAGCATTACTTGGGGAGAGATTAATGCAATATCCCTGA
- a CDS encoding disaggregatase related repeat-containing protein, protein MLIKRLGIFLLVICLIFANAPVASCRSAPPIVYVSGNGSGDFNCDGKDDHVQINQALKFVASNPKYTTVHLKGPFTYVIDDTLLIGSNTILQGDSTAVIKLANNAGWKSMKPLIQQMNSYGNNNIVIRGFEVDVNHDGNLKVDKGKGYYNIMYFLYCKNVTVCDMHMHDGHGDGLRIKYSENIRFYNNTIDRLGHDGMFAIECQNVEAWNNAITCRTNSALRIWNSNHVKLHDNLINSFYHWSAGGPGIQIEKSAGIMDDIEIYNNTIHNTYGPGIWLFSYDTSSATREQGRNVHIHHNIFYSTGTNPSITWVGGIITNGFEDTLIENNVFDSVYHSAIAHMDMTGGSSTYAPAGDGYTTIVRNNIIVNTLSRTKEPSGTGYGVINYLSGTHTFVLENNCLYNNKAGNYKNCASKSDIYADPLFADLKNHDYHLKSKAGRWNGERWVKDTVTSPCIDAGYPLSDYTNEPEDNGDRINIGRYGNTIYASLSGTGPGDNHENPASQESVILTVSDNRLRENSPETVLHDTSFIDVGGLGTDRYRGLISFNLSEYTGADINRATLSLFWYYPEGITRPEDTVIEVYRPASSWNANYVSWNKRDKGIAWNNAGGDWYDKNGVLQGNTPYATITFKGSTLPDNRYYELDVTDLVKEYISGKYANTGFLIKARSESNNYIAFYSSDCGNKNQIPKLSITKKVPVNVTITGAKDNRLREASSEAVFHDTPFIDVGGLGTGRYRGLISFNLSEYTGADIDRATLSLFWYYPEGSTRSEDTVIEVYRPASSWNESYVSWNKRDKGIAWNNAGGDWYDKNGVLQGNTPYATITFKGSTLPDNRYYELDVTDLVKEYVSGKYANTGFLIKARSERNNYIAFYSSDCGNENQVPRLNLVYS, encoded by the coding sequence ATGTTGATAAAAAGATTAGGGATTTTTCTCCTGGTGATTTGCCTTATCTTTGCAAACGCACCGGTTGCTTCATGCAGAAGCGCCCCACCAATTGTTTATGTTTCCGGAAATGGGAGTGGGGATTTCAACTGTGATGGAAAAGATGATCATGTTCAGATAAATCAGGCTCTAAAATTTGTGGCAAGTAATCCTAAATATACAACTGTCCATCTCAAAGGACCTTTTACGTACGTTATTGACGATACTCTTTTAATTGGCAGCAATACTATTCTCCAAGGGGATTCGACTGCTGTGATAAAACTGGCAAATAATGCAGGCTGGAAATCAATGAAACCATTAATCCAGCAAATGAACAGTTATGGAAATAATAACATTGTAATAAGAGGGTTTGAGGTTGATGTAAACCATGATGGAAATCTTAAGGTTGATAAGGGTAAAGGGTACTACAATATAATGTATTTCCTTTACTGCAAAAACGTAACTGTATGCGATATGCATATGCATGATGGGCATGGAGACGGGCTGAGGATAAAATACAGTGAAAATATTCGGTTTTACAATAACACTATCGACAGACTTGGACACGACGGCATGTTTGCAATTGAATGCCAGAATGTGGAAGCCTGGAATAATGCAATAACCTGCAGAACTAACAGTGCCCTTAGAATCTGGAACTCAAACCATGTAAAGCTCCATGACAATCTAATAAACTCTTTTTATCACTGGAGTGCAGGAGGACCTGGAATCCAGATCGAGAAATCGGCAGGCATTATGGATGATATTGAGATTTACAACAATACAATCCATAACACATACGGGCCCGGAATCTGGCTTTTCAGCTACGATACCTCTTCGGCTACCCGTGAGCAGGGTAGAAATGTTCATATCCACCATAACATCTTCTATAGCACTGGCACTAATCCTAGCATTACCTGGGTAGGGGGCATTATAACTAATGGATTTGAAGATACTCTCATAGAAAACAACGTTTTTGACAGCGTATATCACTCGGCAATCGCCCATATGGATATGACTGGTGGCTCCTCAACCTATGCACCAGCAGGTGATGGATATACAACAATTGTCCGCAATAATATTATTGTAAATACCCTGTCACGTACAAAAGAGCCGAGCGGAACAGGATATGGAGTTATTAATTATCTGTCCGGAACACATACTTTTGTGCTGGAAAATAACTGTCTTTACAATAATAAAGCAGGCAACTATAAAAACTGTGCATCGAAATCTGATATCTATGCAGACCCTCTTTTTGCAGACCTGAAAAACCATGATTATCACCTGAAGTCAAAAGCAGGTCGCTGGAACGGAGAAAGATGGGTAAAAGACACAGTGACTTCTCCGTGCATTGATGCCGGTTACCCTCTCTCTGATTACACTAACGAGCCTGAAGATAATGGAGATAGGATCAATATTGGAAGATACGGAAACACAATCTATGCATCTCTCTCAGGAACTGGTCCTGGCGATAATCATGAGAACCCTGCATCTCAGGAATCTGTAATTCTAACAGTATCTGACAATCGTTTGCGTGAAAATTCTCCTGAAACTGTTCTCCATGATACGTCCTTTATTGATGTAGGAGGATTAGGTACTGACAGATACAGAGGTTTAATATCTTTTAATCTTAGCGAGTATACTGGTGCAGACATTAATAGGGCAACCCTCTCTCTTTTCTGGTATTATCCTGAAGGAATCACAAGACCTGAAGACACAGTAATTGAAGTCTACAGACCTGCTTCTTCCTGGAATGCAAATTATGTTAGCTGGAACAAACGGGATAAAGGAATTGCATGGAATAATGCAGGAGGAGATTGGTACGACAAAAATGGAGTCTTGCAGGGTAATACCCCATATGCAACGATCACTTTTAAAGGCAGTACCCTGCCTGATAACAGGTACTACGAACTGGATGTGACAGATCTAGTGAAAGAGTATATCAGTGGCAAATATGCAAACACGGGCTTCCTGATAAAAGCCCGTAGTGAAAGCAATAACTATATTGCTTTCTATAGCAGTGACTGCGGAAATAAAAACCAGATACCAAAACTCAGTATAACAAAGAAAGTACCTGTAAATGTAACTATCACTGGAGCAAAGGATAACCGCCTTCGTGAAGCCTCCTCTGAAGCTGTTTTCCATGATACGCCCTTTATTGATGTCGGAGGATTGGGTACTGGCAGATACAGAGGGTTAATATCTTTTAATCTTAGCGAGTATACTGGTGCAGACATTGATAGAGCAACCCTCTCTCTTTTCTGGTATTATCCTGAAGGAAGCACAAGATCTGAAGACACAGTAATTGAGGTCTACAGACCTGCTTCTTCCTGGAATGAAAGTTATGTTAGCTGGAACAAACGAGACAAAGGAATTGCATGGAATAATGCAGGAGGGGATTGGTACGACAAAAATGGAGTCTTGCAGGGTAACACCCCTTATGCAACGATCACTTTTAAAGGCAGTACCTTGCCTGATAACAGATACTATGAGCTGGATGTAACAGATCTCGTGAAAGAGTATGTCAGCGGCAAATATGCAAACACGGGTTTCCTGATAAAAGCCCGTAGTGAGAGAAACAACTATATTGCCTTCTATAGCAGTGACTGCGGAAATGAAAACCAGGTGCCAAGATTGAATTTGGTATATAGCTAA
- a CDS encoding UDP-glucose dehydrogenase family protein — translation MKISVIGSGYVGSVTAACFAELGHEVICLDIDKRKTDLINEGIPPIYEEGLGELLQKHAGKNLTATTDYESAIRKTDISFICVGTPSAEDGSIDLSIVRAATTSIGTVLAKKEGYHVVVVKSTVVPETTEKFVIPLLEESSGKIAGKDFGVAMNPEFLREGKAVYDFMNPDKIVIGAIDQKSGDLVSKLYETFKCGIIRTNPSTAEMIKYANNSLLATKISFANEIGNICKRLKINTYEVMEAVGKDSRISPKFLNSGAGFGGSCFPKDVKALIRKAKEIGYSPLLLESVIEVNEKQPILMIEMLQRKIGSLEGKKVAVLGLAFKNETDDVRESRAIPVIAELLRLGAKVSAYDPMAIENMRRIFPTVEYFGNARDALQGADACLVMTEWDEFKQLDSEFEAMKEKIVIDGRKVINSKKVDYEGLCW, via the coding sequence ATGAAAATTTCCGTTATAGGTTCAGGGTATGTGGGCTCAGTCACAGCCGCATGTTTTGCAGAACTCGGGCATGAAGTAATCTGTTTAGATATTGATAAGAGAAAAACGGATCTGATAAACGAAGGAATCCCCCCAATATATGAAGAAGGCTTAGGGGAGCTTTTACAAAAACATGCCGGAAAAAATCTTACAGCAACCACTGATTATGAATCTGCAATCAGGAAGACGGATATTTCTTTTATATGCGTAGGAACTCCCTCAGCAGAAGATGGAAGCATAGACCTTTCAATCGTCCGTGCGGCGACAACAAGCATAGGCACAGTCCTGGCAAAAAAAGAAGGATACCACGTAGTTGTTGTCAAAAGCACGGTGGTGCCTGAGACAACTGAGAAGTTTGTCATTCCCCTGCTTGAAGAATCTTCAGGGAAGATAGCTGGAAAAGACTTTGGAGTTGCAATGAATCCTGAGTTTCTCAGGGAAGGAAAAGCAGTCTACGACTTCATGAATCCAGACAAAATAGTCATTGGAGCAATTGATCAGAAATCCGGAGATCTTGTCTCGAAACTTTACGAAACCTTTAAATGCGGAATCATCCGCACAAATCCATCTACAGCAGAAATGATCAAATACGCAAATAATTCTCTTCTTGCAACTAAGATATCTTTTGCCAATGAGATTGGAAATATCTGTAAAAGATTAAAAATTAATACATATGAGGTTATGGAAGCCGTAGGTAAAGACTCCAGAATATCCCCGAAATTTTTGAACTCAGGTGCGGGATTTGGAGGATCCTGTTTCCCAAAAGATGTAAAGGCGCTTATAAGAAAGGCGAAAGAAATCGGATATTCTCCATTACTTTTGGAATCTGTAATTGAAGTAAATGAAAAACAGCCGATTCTAATGATCGAGATGCTTCAGAGGAAAATTGGAAGCCTTGAGGGAAAAAAGGTTGCAGTCCTTGGGCTTGCTTTTAAGAACGAAACAGATGATGTAAGGGAATCCAGAGCTATCCCTGTCATTGCCGAACTCCTCAGGCTTGGGGCAAAGGTTTCAGCTTATGATCCTATGGCAATTGAAAATATGAGACGGATCTTTCCGACAGTTGAATACTTTGGGAATGCTAGAGATGCTCTTCAGGGGGCTGATGCTTGCCTCGTAATGACAGAGTGGGATGAATTCAAACAACTTGACTCCGAATTTGAAGCCATGAAAGAAAAGATAGTAATTGACGGAAGAAAGGTAATTAATTCGAAAAAAGTAGATTATGAGGGCCTCTGCTGGTAA
- a CDS encoding flippase, which yields MVSYQKFAKDVGFIGIVQILTSLGTFFLLPIITKTLGTYYYGLWAQINITVSLISPLALMGLSMGFVRFLSSETDTKKIREAVYSILFFVTVSGLLASLLLYTFAKPLATFGFNDPNAAYFIQAGSFLILVGVIESISLFYFRVFRQIQKFSYFTLFETFGKLLFILILLKLGYGLLGVIAATLLVQGSIFLISFLIIISQIGFVIPRFTYIKEYLQFSLPLTPTALIRWITESSDRYLVTYFLGLRSVGVYSAACSIGNLIQLFVSPLQLILFPELSKLFDENKMDEIRIYMSHSLRYFLLISIPAVFGLAALAKPLLGILTTEDFLSGWFVIPIIAFSGLMAGVFQIFVNTMYLIKRTKIATYINIVAAISNVLINILLIPSIGIAGASLSTLFSYFLMAVLCMHLSLKHFKFDFYFNDIAKSILSSVAMYLFVSHFTISSILELFEITCMGVLIYLVAMLLVGGFSDYELSLIRRYLFRVEKEVKH from the coding sequence ATGGTGTCATATCAAAAGTTTGCAAAAGACGTTGGCTTTATCGGAATAGTCCAAATACTTACAAGCCTGGGCACTTTCTTCCTGCTTCCTATAATCACGAAAACCCTTGGAACGTATTATTACGGACTCTGGGCTCAAATCAATATCACTGTATCACTTATCTCCCCCCTTGCACTTATGGGTCTATCTATGGGTTTTGTCAGATTTCTATCCTCTGAAACTGATACCAAAAAGATAAGGGAAGCAGTATACTCGATTCTCTTTTTTGTAACTGTATCTGGGCTACTTGCCTCACTTTTACTTTATACTTTTGCGAAACCTCTTGCGACTTTTGGATTTAATGACCCCAACGCGGCTTATTTTATTCAGGCGGGCTCATTTCTGATTCTCGTGGGCGTAATTGAGTCTATATCTCTTTTTTATTTCAGAGTTTTCAGGCAGATCCAGAAGTTTTCTTACTTTACCCTCTTCGAAACATTTGGAAAATTACTTTTTATTCTCATTCTCCTCAAATTGGGATACGGACTTCTTGGTGTAATAGCAGCGACCTTACTTGTACAGGGGTCTATTTTTTTAATTTCTTTTTTGATTATAATATCACAGATAGGCTTCGTCATTCCCAGGTTTACTTACATAAAAGAGTATCTGCAATTTTCCTTACCATTAACTCCCACTGCACTTATAAGATGGATTACAGAATCAAGCGACAGATACCTGGTTACTTACTTTCTCGGGCTTAGAAGTGTGGGCGTATATTCGGCAGCCTGTTCTATCGGCAACCTGATACAGCTTTTTGTAAGCCCTCTTCAGCTCATTCTCTTTCCCGAACTGTCAAAGCTGTTTGACGAAAATAAAATGGATGAAATAAGAATTTATATGTCTCATTCTCTGAGATACTTCCTTCTTATTTCTATTCCTGCAGTTTTCGGACTCGCAGCCCTTGCAAAACCGTTGCTTGGAATCCTTACCACTGAGGATTTTCTTTCAGGCTGGTTTGTAATTCCTATTATTGCCTTCTCCGGGCTTATGGCAGGAGTCTTTCAGATATTTGTCAATACAATGTATCTTATAAAGCGAACAAAAATCGCAACTTACATCAATATTGTTGCGGCGATTTCAAATGTATTGATCAACATTCTGCTGATACCATCTATCGGAATTGCCGGAGCTTCACTATCAACTTTATTTTCTTACTTTTTAATGGCTGTGCTTTGCATGCATTTATCCTTAAAACACTTTAAATTTGATTTTTATTTTAATGATATCGCGAAAAGCATTCTGTCCTCAGTAGCTATGTACCTCTTTGTATCTCATTTTACTATCTCAAGCATCCTTGAACTTTTCGAGATTACATGCATGGGTGTGCTCATCTATCTGGTTGCTATGCTTCTGGTGGGTGGATTCAGTGACTACGAACTTTCTTTAATACGAAGGTATTTATTCAGAGTCGAGAAAGAAGTCAAGCACTAA
- the galU gene encoding UTP--glucose-1-phosphate uridylyltransferase GalU, whose protein sequence is MTIKKALIPAAGLGTRFLPATKSMPKEMLPIIDTPVIQYVVEEAIESGIEDIIIITGRGKRAIEDYFDDSPELEMHLAKKRNTELLKLVRDVSSLVDIHYIRQKEPNGLGDAVLRAEKHIGDEPFAVLLGDDIIVNDKPCTAQLIDNFQKYGRSTLAVEEVPYEKLSSYGIIKGKPLNDSLYVLEDIVEKPSPENAPSNIGAIGRYVFTPEIFDCIKEAGTGVGDEIQLTDGIRLLNNTQTIYACRFKGKRFDTGDRLGYVKSIIDFALKNENLRDDVLEYLRDILTTVDDPSDK, encoded by the coding sequence TTGACTATTAAAAAAGCGCTTATTCCAGCTGCCGGACTTGGAACCCGTTTCCTGCCTGCCACCAAATCAATGCCAAAAGAGATGCTTCCTATTATTGACACCCCTGTAATCCAGTATGTTGTAGAGGAAGCCATTGAATCGGGAATTGAAGATATTATCATTATTACAGGCAGAGGTAAAAGGGCAATTGAGGACTATTTCGATGATTCCCCCGAACTCGAGATGCACCTTGCGAAAAAGCGAAATACTGAACTTCTAAAGCTTGTAAGGGATGTTTCCTCTCTTGTGGATATTCACTATATCCGACAGAAAGAACCCAATGGACTTGGAGATGCAGTCCTCAGAGCAGAAAAACATATTGGAGATGAGCCTTTCGCCGTGCTTCTAGGAGATGATATTATTGTGAATGACAAACCCTGCACGGCTCAGCTCATTGATAATTTTCAGAAATATGGAAGATCCACACTCGCAGTCGAGGAAGTTCCTTATGAAAAGTTGAGCAGCTATGGGATTATAAAGGGGAAACCTCTCAATGATTCTCTCTATGTACTGGAAGATATTGTTGAGAAGCCGTCACCTGAGAATGCTCCTTCCAATATAGGTGCCATAGGGCGTTACGTTTTCACCCCTGAAATTTTTGATTGCATAAAAGAAGCCGGAACAGGCGTGGGAGATGAAATTCAGTTGACCGATGGAATCCGGCTCCTGAACAACACCCAGACAATCTACGCTTGCAGGTTCAAAGGAAAAAGATTTGACACCGGCGACAGGCTCGGGTATGTAAAATCGATAATTGACTTTGCTCTTAAAAACGAAAATCTTAGAGATGATGTACTTGAATATCTGAGAGATATTCTGACAACAGTGGATGACCCCTCTGACAAATAA
- a CDS encoding DUF354 domain-containing protein yields the protein MRVLVDIGHPAHVHFFKNAIWSLEKKGHQVMVVSRDKDVVIELLNAYGIPHTVLSKVKPGKGNLLEEWFIREYKTFKITQQFKPDIFIGVLSPVVAQIARIQRKKSIIFNDTEHAVLAQKLTYPFCDIICTPSSYLKDEGKKQIKYNGYHELAYLHPSYFTPRPEILKDLGVEEGEPFIILRFVSWGAHHDVGQHGINNKLSLVKEIKKFGKVFITSEGPLAKEFEKYRIRVSPEKIHHLLYYATLYIGEGATMAVESAILGTPSIYVSTLAGTMGNFSELENKYGLLFNYSDSESALAKSIELLKDRELKKTWRLKRAALLKDKIDVTKFMVQLIEKVPENKSESVLSSVSDESYA from the coding sequence TTGAGGGTTCTTGTCGATATAGGGCATCCAGCCCATGTCCACTTTTTTAAAAACGCTATATGGAGTCTTGAGAAAAAAGGGCATCAAGTAATGGTAGTTTCGCGAGATAAGGATGTAGTTATAGAGCTCTTGAACGCCTACGGGATCCCACATACGGTTTTGAGCAAAGTAAAGCCAGGGAAGGGAAATTTGCTTGAAGAATGGTTCATAAGAGAGTATAAAACTTTTAAAATTACCCAGCAATTTAAACCTGATATCTTCATAGGTGTCCTTTCTCCAGTTGTAGCTCAAATAGCCAGGATACAGAGGAAAAAATCTATAATTTTTAACGACACCGAACATGCAGTACTGGCTCAAAAACTAACCTATCCTTTCTGTGACATAATCTGTACTCCTTCAAGCTATCTAAAAGACGAAGGAAAAAAACAGATAAAGTACAATGGTTACCACGAACTGGCTTACCTTCATCCATCTTATTTTACTCCCCGTCCTGAGATTCTGAAAGATCTGGGGGTAGAAGAAGGTGAACCTTTCATAATCCTTCGCTTTGTCTCATGGGGTGCACACCATGATGTCGGCCAGCATGGAATCAATAATAAATTATCACTCGTTAAGGAAATTAAAAAATTCGGAAAAGTATTCATAACCTCAGAAGGACCGCTGGCAAAAGAGTTTGAAAAATATAGAATCCGAGTTTCTCCCGAGAAAATTCATCACCTGCTCTATTATGCCACTCTGTATATTGGTGAAGGAGCAACTATGGCTGTTGAAAGTGCAATCCTGGGAACGCCTTCGATCTATGTTTCCACTCTGGCGGGAACTATGGGAAACTTTTCCGAACTCGAGAATAAGTATGGTTTACTCTTCAACTACAGTGATTCGGAATCAGCTCTAGCAAAAAGTATAGAGCTTCTCAAGGATCGGGAGCTTAAGAAAACCTGGAGATTGAAAAGGGCTGCTCTTCTCAAGGACAAGATCGATGTGACCAAGTTCATGGTCCAGCTCATAGAAAAAGTTCCTGAGAACAAATCTGAATCTGTTTTATCTTCGGTCTCGGATGAGTCCTATGCATGA